One window of the Brevibacterium limosum genome contains the following:
- the arsB gene encoding ACR3 family arsenite efflux transporter, with product MTADTTTQQTAPARLSTLDKWLPAWIGLSMIAGLLLGRLIPGVSDLLSQLEIGGISVPIALGLLVMMYPVLAKVRYDKVAAVTGDKKLLISSLVLNWLAGPAVMFALAWVFLPDLPEYRTGLIIVGLARCIAMVVIWNDLACGDREATAVLVAINSVFQVIMFSVLGWFYLTFLPTWLGLDTQGLEVSMGQIALNVLVFLGVPLIAGFASRWIGEKRRGRQWYEEKFIPRVGPWALYGLLFTIVLLFALQGEQITSQPLDVVRIALPLLVYFSLMWFAGLLLGKSLGLGYARSTTLAFTAAGNNFELAIAVAIGTFGATSGQALAGVVGPLIEVPVLVGLVYVSLWAAKAWFRTDPYAVEARSS from the coding sequence ATGACCGCAGACACCACCACACAACAGACGGCACCTGCACGCCTGTCGACACTAGACAAGTGGCTGCCGGCCTGGATCGGCCTGTCCATGATCGCAGGCCTCCTCCTCGGCCGGCTGATCCCCGGGGTCTCTGACCTGCTTTCCCAATTGGAAATCGGCGGCATCTCAGTACCCATCGCCCTGGGTCTGCTGGTCATGATGTACCCCGTCCTCGCCAAAGTCCGCTATGACAAGGTCGCCGCCGTCACCGGCGATAAGAAACTGCTGATCTCATCCTTGGTCCTCAACTGGCTCGCCGGGCCCGCAGTCATGTTCGCCCTGGCTTGGGTGTTCCTGCCAGACCTCCCCGAATACCGCACAGGATTGATCATCGTTGGCCTGGCCCGCTGTATTGCCATGGTCGTGATCTGGAACGACCTCGCCTGCGGTGACCGAGAAGCAACCGCCGTGCTGGTCGCGATCAACTCAGTCTTCCAGGTCATCATGTTCTCAGTCCTCGGCTGGTTCTACCTCACCTTCCTGCCCACTTGGTTGGGACTTGATACTCAAGGCCTGGAAGTGTCAATGGGTCAGATCGCTCTCAACGTGCTCGTCTTCCTCGGCGTCCCGCTAATCGCCGGATTCGCCTCACGATGGATCGGCGAGAAACGTCGCGGCCGTCAGTGGTACGAAGAGAAGTTCATTCCCCGAGTGGGGCCGTGGGCGCTCTACGGTCTCCTGTTCACAATCGTTTTGCTCTTCGCACTCCAGGGCGAACAGATCACCAGCCAACCCTTGGACGTCGTTCGAATCGCACTGCCATTGCTGGTCTACTTCTCACTCATGTGGTTCGCAGGGCTCCTGCTCGGCAAGAGCCTCGGTCTTGGCTACGCCCGCTCCACAACATTGGCTTTCACCGCGGCTGGCAATAACTTCGAACTCGCCATTGCCGTCGCCATCGGTACCTTCGGTGCCACCAGCGGGCAGGCACTGGCTGGGGTCGTTGGCCCTCTCATCGAGGTGCCTGTCCTGGTCGGCCTCGTCTATGTCTCACTCTGGGCCGCGAAAGCATGGTTCCGCACCGACCCCTACGCTGTGGAGGCGAGATCGTCATGA
- the trxA gene encoding thioredoxin, whose translation MSTTTVTDATFTTEVIDSDIPVVVDIWATWCGPCKQIAPILDQLSDEYEGRVKVVKIDADTNPEAVTAAGVTSIPTLGFYRDGQRRDVLIGAHPRPDIVNKIEELLA comes from the coding sequence CGCCACGTTCACCACCGAGGTCATCGATTCCGACATTCCCGTAGTCGTCGACATCTGGGCGACTTGGTGTGGACCGTGCAAACAAATCGCACCGATACTCGATCAGCTCTCCGACGAATACGAAGGACGAGTCAAGGTCGTCAAGATCGATGCCGATACCAATCCCGAAGCGGTCACAGCAGCCGGAGTGACATCTATTCCTACGCTCGGCTTTTACCGTGACGGCCAACGACGCGACGTCCTTATCGGTGCACACCCGCGCCCAGACATCGTGAACAAGATCGAGGAGCTCCTGGCATGA